Proteins found in one Triticum aestivum cultivar Chinese Spring chromosome 4D, IWGSC CS RefSeq v2.1, whole genome shotgun sequence genomic segment:
- the LOC123096255 gene encoding protein TPLATE: MDLLIAQITTDLRSSDALRQSSALLQALQQCAAGRDVSALARTTATEILAAPSSAVCKRLALDLLRALPLPPDLLDPLLLSSLRSDLSFPDPDVAASSIASFPSLPSHLLPTLLSSAHADIAAALSSPAESLRLAAVTSLSSLLPRDDLALMCSTNPSLMGHATTWWGRLTELALDSADAVAAAAFEALARLFQELDARRMSRLAGDKLVDGEGALAVRAQWAADAIDFIWSRRNMLIARSMVMPVESFRVTVYPLVHAAKMVASGAVNTLRQIAKPGDTTIADTVEASAEKLVGVSDIVSHLLPFLSSLEPPLVFEVGINMLSLADAPGGKPEWASAAIIAILTLWDRQEFSSMRETIVRAVVANLHLLDLGMQVSLFKRLLQMLKNLRAESDRMHALACICRTALCVDLFAKESVRRGQKPVPGTDVISLFEDARVKDDLNSITSKSLFREELVASLVESCFQLSLPLPEQKNSGTESRVIGALAYGTGYGALNWTEPALDVVEVCRPCVLWDCDGRTYAIDCYLKLLVRLCHIYDTRGGVKTIKTGASQDQILNETRLRNLQLQLIRDLREVHTSRISSRLIWAISEHFDLEGLDPLLADDPEDPLNIIISNMHKTLFNTDSSATTSNRIQDVQAVLICAQRLGTRNARAGQLLSKELEEFRSSTSADSVTKHQSRYVLQIIKYVTNHPDNRWVGVGDATGDYPFSHHKLTVQFSEAAAAQDRKLEGLVHKAIQELWRPNPSQLTLLQTKGIGALHKDLPKARTLTGSSDPCYIEAYHLADPTDGRITLHLKILNLTELELNRVDIRVGLSGALYYMDGFSRTVRHLRNLVSQDPVQSSVTVGVSHFERCSLWVQVLYYPFYGSGGSADYEGDYAEEDSQMTRQKRALRPELGEPVVLRCQPYKIPLAELLLPYECSPVEYFRLWPSLPAMVECTGTYTYEGSGFKATAAQQYDSSPFLSGLKSIYSKPFHQVCSHFIRTVAGFQLCYAAKTWFGGFVGMMIFGASEVSRNVDLGDETTTMICKFVVRASDESITREIESDLQGWLDDITDGAVEYMPEEEVKSAAAERLKISMERIALLKAAKPKMPPAKTEQEEEEERKQSEELDGFGNPKGPSTLSKLTAEEAEHRALQAAVLQEWHQLCKEKAMKAQ; encoded by the exons ATGGACCTCCTCATCGCGCAGATCACCACCGATCTCCGCTCCTCGGACGCTCTCCGGCAGTCGTCAGCGCTCTTGCAGGCCCTGCAGCAGTGCGCCGCCGGCCGCGACGTCTCCGCGCTAGCCCGCACCACCGCCACCGAGATCCTAGCGGCGCCCTCCTCCGCCGTCTGCAAGCGCCTTGCGCTCGACCTTCTCCGTGCGCTGCCCCTGCCCCCCGATCTCCTTGACCCGCTCCTGCTCTCCTCCCTACGCTCCGACCTCTCCTTTCCGGATCCCGACGTCGCCGCCTCCTCCATCGCCTCATTCCCGTCGCTCCCCTCGCACCTACTCCCAACCCTCCTCTCCTCCGCGCACGCCGACATCGCTGCCGCTCTCTCCTCGCCCGCCGAGTCACTCCGCCTTGCCGCCGTTacctccctctcctccctcctcccgcgCGATGACCTCGCGCTCATGTGCTCCACCAACCCCTCGCTCATGGGGCACGCCACCACCTGGTGGGGCCGTCTGACCGAGCTGGCCTTGGACTCTGCAGACGCAGTGGCAGCCGCAGCGTTCGAGGCACTTGCTCGGCTGTTCCAGGAGCTGGACGCGCGGCGTATGAGCCGGCTTGCTGGGGACAAGCTCGTTGATGGAGAGGGCGCGCTCGCTGTGCGTGCCCAGTGGGCAGCTGACGCCATCGACTTCATCTGGTCCCGGCGAAACATGCTCATTGCTCGATCCATGGTGATGCCCGTTGAGAGCTTCCGGGTTACTGTGTACCCTCTTGTGCATGCAGCAAAAATGGTTGCATCTGGCGCGGTGAACACGCTGCGGCAGATTGCCAAACCAGGAGACACTACAATAGCAGATACGGTGGAGGCGAGTGCGGAGAAGTTGGTGGGGGTGTCTGACATTGTCTCGCACTTGCTTCCTTTCCTTAGCTCGCTGGAACCGCCACTGGTGTTTGAGGTGGGGATCAATATGCTCTCGCTCGCAGATGCGCCCGGAGGCAAGCCGGAGTGGGCTTCAGCTGCCATTATTGCAATCCTAACACTATGGGACCGACAAGAGTTCTCATCGATGAGGGAGACGATCGTCAGAGCTGTTGTGGCGAATCTCCATTTGCTGGATCTTGGAATGCAG GTGTCTCTGTTCAAAAGGCTGCTTCAGATGCTGAAAAATTTGAGAGCAGAATCAGATCGAATGCATGCATTGGCATGCATTTGCCGAACTGCTCTTTGTGTTGATCTTTTTGCAAAGGAGAGCGTTCGAAGAGGTCAGAAGCCCGTTCCAGGAACAGATGTGATATCTCTTTTTGAGGATGCAAGGGTGAAGGATGATCTAAACAGCATAACAAGCAAAAGCTTGTTCAGAGAAGAGCTAGTTGCCTCACTGGTTGAAAGTTGTTTCCAGCTATCTCTTCCACTACCTGAGCAGAAGAATTCTGGGACAGAGAGCAGAGTTATAGGGGCATTAGCCTATGGAACTGGTTATGGTGCGTTGAATTGGACAGAACCTGCTTTGGATGTGGTGGAAGTTTGCAGGCCTTGTGTTCTCTGGGATTGTGACGGGCGTACCTATGCAATTGATTGCTATCTGAAGTTGCTTGTACGGCTTTGTCATATATATGATACCAGAGGCGGTGTAAAGACAATTAAGACTGGTGCATCTCAAGATCAGATTCTAAATGAGACTAGACTTCGAAATTTGCAGCTACAGCTTATTAGGGATCTTCGCGAG GTTCATACCTCAAGAATATCATCACGGCTGATATGGGCAATTTCTGAACACTTTGATCTTGAAGGCCTTGATCCTCTTTTAGCTGATGACCCAGAGGACCCTCTGAATATCATCATATCTAACATGCATAAGACTTTATTCAACACCGATTCCTCTGCCACTACATCAAATAGGATACAAGATGTGCAGGCTGTCCTCATATGCGCTCAGCGTTTGGGAACCAGAAATGCAAGAGCCGGCCAGCTCCTCAGTAAAGAATTGGAGGAGTTCAGGTCAAGTACTTCAGCTGATTCTGTCACCAAGCATCAGTCACGTTATGTCTTGCAGATAATAAAGTATGTGACGAATCATCCAGATAACAG GTGGGTAGGTGTAGGTGATGCTACAGGAGATTACCCTTTTAGCCACCACAAGCTTACAGTTCAGTTTTCTGAGGCTGCTGCTGCACAAGATAGGAAATTGGAGGGATTAGTTCATAAGGCCATTCAGGAGCTTTGGAGGCCCAATCCCAGCCAGTTAACTCTCCTACAGACTAAGGGTATCGGTGCTTTGCACAAAGATCTTCCAAAAGCACGCACTCTGACTGGCAGCAGCGATCCATGTTACATCGAAGCATATCATTTGGCGGATCCAACTGATGGCAGAATCACCCTACATTTAAAG ATTTTGAATTTGACTGAGCTGGAACTCAACAGGGTGGATATCCGAGTTGGGCTCTCTGGAGCATTGTATTATATGGATGGATTTTCCCGCACTGTTCGCCACCTGCGTAATCTTGTTTCCCAG GATCCAGTCCAAAGTAGTGTCACTGTGGGAGTTTCACATTTTGAGAGATGCTCTCTCTGGGTTCAAGTCCTGTATTACCCATTCTACGGAAGTGGAGGATCGGCAGACTATGAAGGAGATTATGCAGAAGAGGACTCACAAATGACGAGGCAGAAGCGCGCGCTCCGGCCAGAGCTTGGGGAGCCAGTTGTTTTGCGGTGTCAGCCCTACAAGATCCCTCTCGCCGAACTTCTCTTGCCATATGAATGCTCTCCAGTTGAGTATTTTCGTCTATGGCCAAGCTTGCCAGCCATGGTTGAGTGCACTGGCACATACACATATGAAGGTAGTGGTTTCAAGGCCACTGCAGCTCAGCAGTATGATAGCTCTCCTTTCCTCAGTGGGTTGAAGTCAATTTATTCCAAGCCCTTCCATCAAGTCTGCTCTCATTTCATCCGAACAGTTGCTGGGTTCCAG TTGTGTTACGCCGCAAAGACATGGTTTGGTGGGTTTGTGGGCATGATGATCTTCGGTGCAAGTGAGGTGAGCCGAAATGTTGATCTGGGTGACGAGACAACCACGATGATATGCAAGTTTGTCGTGCGTGCATCTGATGAATCGATCACAAGAGAGATCGAGTCGGACCTCCAGGGCTGGCTGGACGACATCACGGACGGAGCTGTTGAATACATGCCCGAAGAGGAGGTGAAGAGCGCAGCTGCGGAGCGGCTGAAGATATCCATGGAGAGGATAGCGCTACTCAAGGCAGCCAAACCTAAGATGCCGCCTGCGAAAACcgagcaagaagaggaagaggagaggaagcAGAGTGAGGAGTTGGACGGGTTTGGGAACCCCAAGGGCCCCTCGACGCTCTCCAAGCTCACGGCGGAGGAAGCCGAGCACCGTGCGCTCCAAGCAGCCGTGCTCCAGGAGTGGCACCAGCTCTGCAAGGAGAAAGCCATGAAGGCACAGTGA